In a single window of the Prionailurus viverrinus isolate Anna chromosome D3, UM_Priviv_1.0, whole genome shotgun sequence genome:
- the RAN gene encoding GTP-binding nuclear protein Ran, with protein MAAQGEPQVQFKLVLVGDGGTGKTTFVKRHLTGEFEKKYVATLGVEVHPLVFHTNRGPIKFNVWDTAGQEKFGGLRDGYYIQAQCAIIMFDVTSRVTYKNVPNWHRDLVRVCENIPIVLCGNKVDIKDRKVKAKSIVFHRKKNLQYYDISAKSNYNFEKPFLWLARKLIGDPNLEFVAMPALAPPEVVMDPALAAQYEHDLEVAQTTALPDEDDDL; from the exons ATGGCTGCCCAGGGAGAGCCCCAAGTCCAATTCAAA CTCGTGTTGGTTGGCGATGGGGGTACCGGGAAGACTACGTTCGTGAAACGTCATCTGACCGGTGAATTTGAGAAGAAGTATGTAG CCACCTTGGGTGTGGAGGTCCATCCCCTCGTGTTCCACACAAACAGAGGGCCCATCAAGTTCAACGTGTGGGACACGGCCGGGCAGGAGAAGTTCGGGGGGCTCAGAGACGGCTATTACATCCAAG CCCAGTGTGCCATTATAATGTTTGACGTCACATCACGGGTTACTTACAAGAATGTGCCTAACTGGCATCGAGATCTGGTACGAGTGTGTGAAAACATCCCCATTGTGCTGTGTGGCAACAAAGTGGACATTAAGGATAGAAAAGTTAAGGCAAAATCTATTGTCTTTCACCGAAAGAAGAACCTTCAG TACTATGACATTTCTGCCAAAAGTAACTACAACTTTGAAAAGCCCTTCCTGTGGCTTGCGAGAAAACTAATCGGAGACCCGAACTTGGAGTTTGTCGCCATGCCCGCTCTCGCCCCGCCAGAGGTGGTCATGGACCCGGCGTTGGCAGCGCAGTACGAGCACGATCTAGAG GTTGCTCAGACGACTGCTCTCCCGGACGAGGACGACGACCTGTGA